Sequence from the Bacillota bacterium genome:
CGGGTCGCCCTGGTCATCCCGGCCGACTTCTCCGAGCGCGTGCTCAAGGGCGAGCCGGCCGCCATCGAGGTGTACCAGCACCCTGAGTCGCCGCTCCGCGGGAGTATCGTCGAGGCCATCGCGACGGCCTTCACGGATCATCTATCGGCGGTGGGGACGGCCACGACCACCGGCGTGAACATCTGGGTGAAGAGTGGCGTGGTTCGACCGCAGGACCTGGCCCAGGCCGCGGCCGCCTTGGCCGGCCAGCTCCAGGCCGTCGGCGAGCAGGCCGGCCTCCAGCAGGTCAGGTACCAGCCGGTCGAGCCGCGGAAGGGCGTCACCGCCTTCCAGTACTACGCCGCGGCCATGGCCGTGATGTTCTGTCTCTTCGCCACGACCTCCAGCGGGTCCCGGTCCTTCCTCACTGAGCGCGAGGACGGCACCCTCCCCAGGCTCCTGACCACGCCCACACCGGGCTGGCAGATCGTCGCCGGCAAGCTGGTCGGGACATTCCTCAACGCAGTCCTGGAAATGGTCACCCTGATCGTCGCCACGACCCTCATCTTCCGGGTCAGCTGGGGCCACTCACCGCTCGGCCTGGCCGTCATGGTCCTGGCCGTCAGCCTCGGGGCCTCGGGGGTGGCCATATTCATTGCCTCCATCTCCCGGAACTCCAAGATCGCCGACCTGATCAGCATGTTGTTCATTCAGTTGAGTGCCCTCATCGGGGGCTCGATGGTGCCTCTCAGCACTCTGCCCGAGGGAGCCAGGAAGGTCAGCCTCTTCACCTTCAACGGCATCGCCAACAACGCGTTCGTATCAATCATGGAGGGGCG
This genomic interval carries:
- a CDS encoding ABC transporter permease, producing the protein MRLVELAKKDVLLILRDRKALMLIIVMPFILTAILGGALGGMFREPASAIGGAFSLMVANQDRGEVGGYLVKAFQADDLKALLTPKPVATRDEALAAVDKKEARVALVIPADFSERVLKGEPAAIEVYQHPESPLRGSIVEAIATAFTDHLSAVGTATTTGVNIWVKSGVVRPQDLAQAAAALAGQLQAVGEQAGLQQVRYQPVEPRKGVTAFQYYAAAMAVMFCLFATTSSGSRSFLTEREDGTLPRLLTTPTPGWQIVAGKLVGTFLNAVLEMVTLIVATTLIFRVSWGHSPLGLAVMVLAVSLGASGVAIFIASISRNSKIADLISMLFIQLSALIGGSMVPLSTLPEGARKVSLFTFNGIANNAFVSIMEGRPLSVIVAPALILAVAGLALALIGSRRLTA